The following DNA comes from Theileria parva strain Muguga chromosome 3 map unlocalized ctg_531, whole genome shotgun sequence.
CACTGGAAATTGACGATGATTCTTAATTTCTTAATGGATCCAGCTATAATATTTGGGATGATATAGGATTGTACACAATGGTAAGATTTATTGATTCTATCAATTGATAAATTGAGATAGATAAAGGTAATACAATAACTATTATTTCAGtattcattaaatattaatatactatctcgattttatattataacatttattGACTGAGGTAATACAACATTTTGAAACATTagatgaaataaaaaattcttAGAATTCGATGGAACTTAGTCTAATTTTGACGAATGTGTTGATTGAACAACGAACATAATcgtattttacacaaagGAACATTCTCCTCGATTCTGCACTCAAAGAGTGTACTAAACTGATATAGACATGATATAATTAAACCTAATCTGGTTTGATCCAGTGTAACTGGTACTCGTTAGatttattaactaaaatGTAACATGTGTAACATAGGAATATATCTTATTTTGAAGAACTACCTAAATGACTGATGTTGACAAAGATCGAACGTACGCagtttttaattaaattacagatgtaaaatacttaaaatcTCGCTATATATCCCAGGAACtatgtaattatttaatcaTAATGGAGAAATGACCTCCCCATGACCAAGTTAAAAATGGCCAATTGTATCATAATAACGACCCTTGGAAGGGAATAAATCATGGTAAGAATTAAGAATCGAgatgtaaataatattaccTAAATATGAAGCCATGGGGAGCGAGATTCATGGTGTATCTCCTAACCTGGAAATTTGTGGCTTCAAAACTGGAACATAATAATCTAGAACTTCATCCTTCTAGacttaaaatatatacccTTGATGATGATGGAGTGCCGGTTGAagataaaactaaattCACAGTAACATCTGATGGAATgatatacacatttaggCTTAATGATGGAGTTAGATGTACTGAGGTAAAATTTGATGAGAGTACATTGTGGAAAACGGAGGAAAATGATCTTAAACAACCCAAATCAGTGTTGATAGGCACGTATAACAACACAATCACCATTGAATTGAGCAATAATTCCAATTTAGTTTACAATTTTGATCCCGttcataaaatattctacAGCGAGAGGGGTCAATTCCTTCCAtctgttaattttatatcaaGTTTGTCAGACGAAAAGCAACAACATACCCGTAGAAATGAAGTTTTTATAACTCCTACCCAAAAATTAACTACACCCAGAGCATATTGTCACGATGAGTCGAATGATTCGGACCTTGAAAATTCAACTCCAATTGTTATAGATATAACAACCAAGGGAAGTGCATATGAATTTGACTTCTTTAAAAGTGGTAAAAATTCAATATATTCAGCGAAACGAGGTTTCTCAATTAAGTTggtaaaaaaatcaaatgaaataatatgGAAGTCAACCAAACCCAGTGACTATGCAAGCAAAGTCAATGTTTTAGATACAGACAAGGGAAATATTGTTACAGTTCATTTGTCTTACGAAAAAACGAGACAGTATTACAAATGTTCTAACCAGTGGGTTGAAAAGGGTCTCGTAGTTAttgatataaataaaacagaGAGTACAGCAAGTTTCCATTACTccaagtataaaaattatactacATATATAGctagaaataattttttcatttcaTCTGTGAAGGAAGGAGAGTCGACTTTTTCCccaaatattaatatttttcaagCTAAGGACGCATCAGAGTATCTCAGCAGCGTAATGGTCCATTCAAGCGGTAAGATGACACTGTATTTTGCAAATGGCAATATGAAGCACTTTTACAAAAAAAATAGAAACCAGTGGTACGAAAGAAAGCCAGAACTGTCACTTGACATTAGAACAAAAGAAAACCAGTACGAATTCGGGTATTCAGAGGATAATAACGTAGGTACATATTTTCCCAAATATAATTTCGAGTTTAAAGTAGTAAAACAGGGTGATAATGTTATCTTCAAAACTGTAGCCAATGAATATATAGAAAAGGTAATATCAGATGGTATGAGTTCGGGTTCTAGTAAAAATCTTAGTATTTACTTTTCCAATGGAGATGTCAAATTCTTCCATAGGTCTGGTGATGAATGGACTAGGAGACCTTCAGAAATTACCCTTAATATTAAGAAAAAAGAAGGAACTTTCGAGTATGACTGTTTTAATAAAGAtagtatttatattttcatacctaaacacaattttatgtttaaaaGGATAGTACAAGGTGATGGCAATCTTGTTGATATTTGGGTTTCAAACGATCAGGAATACTGTAACAAGGTTGTATTAAGTCACGTTGAGAGTGGTAAAAATTTGAGCCTCCAATTAATTGatggtaattttaaaaacttcTACAACGACAAAAGAAAAGAGAAGTTGTGGGTAGAAACCTCTAAGACTGATTTTGTAATACGTGAATCTTTAATTACCCTAGACCTAGACGATGCCGAGACTACCAAGCACTATTATTTCTATTTCGATGATAGATCAAATGCCGGTGTATTCATGTCAAGGGAGGGCTACCTTTTCAATAAAGTTATACAGAGTTCTCTATTTTCAAACACAGTGAACTTGTGGGAAACCAACAATAGTTCAATCTTTTCCAACCGAGTCGTAGTGTACAATGTTTACGAAAAAGAGGTCATTTTAGATATATATCTTGTCAATGGGAATAAGCTCCACTTTGACATAAAGtatgaaataaaatttttaagtAAAAGATCCTGGTTAGAGAGAAAGTCGTATTTGCCCGTATCAGAACACCCCAAAGGTGTAACAGTTTTGTTGATGGATTCAGCAAATCCCAATAACCTTATTTCAAATGACACAACCAAATATGTAGTCAGTGTGAATAAGATAAATGACGCTAAACATGATTTTCCAGATAAAATATCCTACGATTATAGATTCAAAGAAGAAGCCAGATGTGTAGAATTTAAAGTTGATCATAAAACAGTGTGGAAATACGATCCCGATGCACATGAATCCGTCCCTATGTCTATATATCTTCACAAATTTATGAAACTAGCCTTTGTTGAATTTAACCTTCATTCTTTAgatatatatagttatgTTGATGGAGAATGGAAACTAAGCTTCAACAATAAGCTGAAAGGGATTAAGATCGATATACAAACCATGAAGAGCActaatgtatattatttctATATTGATGAGGAAACAAACACAGGAATTTATGTTCCAAAGGAGGGCTACTTCTTCAGGAAAATTAAGCAAAGTGGTTCATGGCATTCGCCATCAACAATGAATGTTTGGGAAACCTTTCACTATTACAAATATTCCAACGCTATTGTGGTTTACAATGTAGATAAAGTCAGATCCATTGTGGTTGTTCATCATATTGACGGTAATAAAAGTTATTTATCGGTAGAAATGAATTACAGATTAATATCTATGTTCGAAGCGAAAACGTATAATTTACATGTATCCCAGTATCCTGAAAACATACAAGTTTTGACGGAAAATAATGCCATAGATTACCTTGTTGATGTGACAGTATTGCACAAAACTGATGAAGAGAACAGAGTAATCTATGAATATGTGTTCAAAGGAGACAGGTGCcttgaatttaaaattgatgatCAGTTGGTATGGAAGTACTATAGCTCAGAAGACAGGTTTCcaaaatcaatttattatcacaAAAATGTGGAAATAGTCCTCATCGAATTTAACAATCATTCTTTCACCGTGTATAAGCATAGCGAAAATAGGTGGAAGATGAAATCTATAATATCCACATTTTGTGATAGAGTTATAATTTCTACATTGGATGCCAATGGTGACGTTGTTGAAAACGACACTAGCAAGTATAACATCGATAAAAGTGATAAATTCATTTCCAAATACATTTTCAACGATGATGCAAAGTGTGTTGGATTGAACTTTAgaaacaataaaatatggCAATATGAAGGTGGTGATTACCCTAAAGTGTTTTATATccacaattattttataacacTGTATATTGAATTTTCAAATGATTATTTCTATTCCTATAGGTTTTCTTTGCAAGAAAACAGGAtgaaatttgaatttttaagAAACATAAGACGGATCAActatgaaaaaataagaCTTATAACACAGGGTGCTGATTATCAAGTTAAAAGATATGATTTTGCTTATGAATTCGAGTTCAAAGAAGGTTGTAACTGTTTAGAATTTTTGTATGATGATAAATCTATGTGGAAGTATGATGGTCAATATCCAATCCTAATATACTTTATTTCGAACTTTGATCTTCAGATCAAATTTAGAAATGAAACTGAATACATATCCAGtgatagtaaaataaaatggaAAATGCCAGGGCCTTCAGAACTTGACATCGAAAAGTCATATAGTACTGAAGAATTTggtttttatattaatggTGATGTAGGTGTATATGAGTCCAAACCTAATCATGCAGCcaatattgttaaatatggtaatttaaaattatgggAAGCCAGTGATCCCACCTTATTCGTTAAAAAGGTTGTTATTGATGGTATTTATAACTTAAATAAGAACATTGAAATATTTCTAAACAATGGCTCAGTTAAGCAGTTCCACAAAATGGGCAAGAAGTGGCTCTCATCAACTGCTATTGTTCTTGACATTGACATTAATAGCAATAATGATCTATTCGAATATAAATCGACAAGAGGATTCGGTCACTTCATTCCTAAACCCAATTTGACGATCGGAAGGATTGTTAAGAAAAACCTCGATATATGGTGGGCATATCCAAATGATCACGCTGTCCAGGTGGTACTCATGGGTTCTGGCCCTGATGACAAATATATATCAATACTTCTGCAGAGTGGTAACTTTGTACTTCTTCAAAAGCCTGATCATGGTGTCTTCTGGGAAGATATAACTCGGAGGAGAAATTTCTCTGGTATCAAGATGTACTCATTTGATGAGGGCAAGTCCAGGTATCGGGAACTAACTAGGGATGATTACGATCCAACAGTATTCGAATCAACATATGGGTATGAGTTTAAAGATGGAGTGAAGTGTGTTAAGATCATCAACCATGATAAAGTATTATGGACATATATTGATGATCCTGAGTTTGGGTACGTGATGGGTATATATCTGGATCTTATTTCAAACACTTTCTTAGTTAAGAACCAGTCTTTTGATATCAAGAATCTTGTCACCCAGGTCACGCAGATCACAAAGATCAGCGAACTCATCAAGGTTACTCTTGACATTGAGAATAAACAGACCACCAGTGAGTTTGAGTATAAGAATCACAATGGAAATTTCACATACACTCCTAAGCCCGGGTATGTGTTCAATAAAGTAATTCAGGGTGATATGATTTTTTGGGAATCTAAATATGTTTCTGGAACTAAGGTGAGGACTAAGGTTAAGGACAACAAGAGATACTTAATCATACTCCTGAGTGACAATACATTCAAACTTTTCGAGCAATCAGGCGAAAATAACTGGAGATGGGCTGATACAACCAATACCAGGTATGACGTAACGAGATTCAAATTCTATGGTGACAATGACACTACTCTGACCCAATCTGATTACAAGGTTAACATCGTTGACCTATCACTTAGTCATATATTCATTGATGGAGTCACCTGTAAGAAAATCAAATATGGCGATGATGTTATTTGGAAACATACTGACGATCCCAACTATTCAACAATCAAGATGTTTTCTATTGGTCTTGCTTCAAACAGCTTGTATGCCGTCAAGAGTGAAACTGATTTTAAGAAACTTGATTATAAAACACCTATTCAAACCCCGAACATACCGGTGATGCATGCCACCCAAGTAACTCTTGACATAAGTAAGACTCAGACCACAGATCCGTTTGAATATTCTATTAAGGATGATTTTGGTACGTATAAACCAAAACCTGGGTATGCAATAAGTGTCGTTAAATGTGGTACTGAAGAATTGTGGAGAACCAATGATCCCACATTTTTTGTTGACAAAGTTGTTGTTAATGGAGTTCGGCTTCTATCTCTAAATgatgttaaattatatttggCTAATGGAGATGTGAAAAGATTTATAAAAGTTAATCACAGATGGATTGATAAAGAAAACCcattaactttaaatatAGATGCTTTGCCAgataacaattattttaattacaGCAATAACAGCGATGCAATAACATTTACCCCTAAACatgaattatttattaacagtGTAATAGCCAATGATGAGGTTATTTGGGAAACTAAGAAGACTATTGAGTACGCAACCAAAGTAACAATTAAAGGTTTTAATTCCACTCCGAAGATATTAATCATACAAATGGTTAGAGGAGATGAGATCGTCTTTAATTATGGATATGACAACAAATGGGAAAAGGTGGGACATGAAGGAGATAATGAATCTGTCTATCCAGAACGTGTAACAACTGATGATTCACCGGAACAAAAAATGGCTACAGCGACATATCCTGAAACTCCTACAATTCAACACTACCAATTAAACCAACCACCCTCTAATTATAGTTCGCAAATTCAAGCAAAAGATAGATTTGACAACTGGTATAATTACACAAAAACCAACTTAGCAGTGAGAACAAACACACCGAACACAACTCAAATTGAATAACATTAACCTTTCCAaggtattattttttattatttaatacaCCCTTCACAACAATcaaaaaatcatttaaGTGTAACATTAGATGTAACATAGTTTTAAAACAATGCTGATAAAGATTCTCAGATATAAACTAGTGTAAattagatttatttttcaatttaacCGTCTGTTTGAATAAAAcagttgtaaaataatggaaGTAACATCGTCAGATGTtctattttaatttaacatttttaactttaagGATTGTAATTATAGCTAACgatttaaaacatttttcaCCTTAAAACAAAAGATAATCTCATTCTTTAGTCTTATTTCCCATTCAAAAACCATTCATAATAAATATCTCAAATAGCGATTAGTTTATTTGTGGAAGTGATTTGATGTAGTTATCGTTggttattttaatatgttattTGATTCCTCGGTTTTGGAGGATTCTAAAATGTTTATAATAGCCTATAAAAGATAAATagttataatttttattcccCATCCATGATTCtatgtttaaaaatattagtagaataatttaattattgaatttttacaatattgTTTTTTTAATCCTTTTTTGTTCGAATATCGAGGTTTAAAATATCTTACAAATATCTAATTTTTggtttttatttaattattccaCAATCCTACACATTAGACAAACTTAGTCATAAAATTGACCATTTGACTTTAAAatctcaattttaaaactatcAACTACCTTCTAAATCTAATAAtgttgtaaaaattaaagaagtTATATGTGTATGTATGTATAGactgaaaaattaatagttttaatGCAATTTTgcattgttaaatattactacattaaaattagtttgaGTATTTGGTAACCATCTCTTCGATGATGTTCGAAATAGAATCATTTTTGGATACGTCTGAAACACTGCAAGTCCTTATAAGTCTGCCTTGATGCATTACCCATACGGATGTACAAGATTTGAGAACCTTAGAGAAGTGTGCAGTAACGAAACAGGTGCAGTGCTTAAAGTATTTATCCAGTAATTCGTAAATTGGTACGCCCATATCTTGAGCCTCCAACTCATCCTCAGAAATGTTATCAGACGGTGGTTCATCAATGATTAACATTCTGTACTGATGTCTGCACAATACTAACTTCGCAAACCAAAGTGTTCTGAGCTGACTTACAGATAACATTGTACCTGCTGACCTAAGGTCATCCATGGTCATTGCCCTTTCTTCAGGGTAAGGTTCCTTACCTTTGTTAAACGACTCTTTTGGTGATTGTTCAAAAAAGTTTTTAGCCATGTTAAGTGGTTTGGGAACAATTACAGTATCGAGTCTTCTTCCACCTGGAAGGCTATTTACAAAATCAAGAAGACCGCAATTTTCAAGAGCCTCGTTGATCTTCTCATCAGTGAATAGTCTTCTTGGATCCAAGAACCTTCGGACAGTCCAGCCCTTGAAAACAAATGGTAACTGAGGAAGAACGCCAACAATGTGTCTCACGACACTTTTGGGAATTTCTTGTAAATCTCTACCATCCAACAGGACTTGACCTGTTCTATTTCTAACATTGTTTTCTAGCACAGATAGAAGAGTTGTCTTACCAGCACCTGTTCTGCCAATGATTCCAATGATATCAGATTTGCCGGGTGTTGCGTTGATGTTGTTAAGGATGAGGCCTTCTTTATTCATCAGTGAATTGGTGTAAACACATAAATCCTTCAACACAAGGCCAGTGTGTTCAGATGGGAGATATTTCGAAACGTACATGAAGTTGAACTTTGGCTTATACGCCATCCTCTTTAAGAAGTTGGGATTGGTGTCTTTGAATTCAATTGCCCTTCTCCTAAGCAAGTTAGCTGTATTAACTTGGTCCTCAGGTTTTGATGAACTGATAACTAGATCCTCTTCATGAACATTGCGGAATTTGTCAAAAACACACTTGGTACCTGGAGGAATAAAGCACTGGAACCTTCGAAGTGAACATATAAAAACCTGCAGCCTGGCAAAACAAAACGAACAATTGTTGAAAGATTTAATAACGCTGCTTCCAAGTGATAAACCTAATCCAAAGTATCCAACATTCATCTTAAAGTCAGTAAACTTGTCAAATATGATCAGACCTGTGAGGAACAGAGCGGTTGTAAGTGAAAATAACCAATTGAAGAGAACTGAAGTCCAACTTCCCAAGGAAGTTGCCAGGAACCAACACCTCATTTTATAATCTGTTCTTTCGATAAGATCATTAACCAACTCCCATTCCTTTTTAAAGCTTCTGTGAATTGCTGCTCCTAATATGGCATCCTCGCATGTCTTGTTAACATGTGACATAGTTTCTAGTGATCCCAGTTGAATGGTCTTAAATGACTTGACAATCTTCAACACTACGAATTCAAAGGCAATGACCAGTGATACGGCAATAAATGGAACAGAAAGGggaattgtgtaaaatagagTTCCAATGGAAATGGCTGTTTGAATGAATGCCAAGAAAGTGGTAAAGATCATATCACCAATATATTGGTCGATGAATAGCATATCTGAAGAAAAATATGTTATGATTTGGTTTATCTGCTTTTTGATCTTAATCACTGATGAGCTGTTCTTGAAGACTGAGGTGAGACAATATTCATGTATTCTTTTTGAGGCCATTAGAGTGGAAACCgtgaaaaataatatcgATATTAGGGAACAACCCATAATAACTGACACAATAATCAGCATTACGTTGAGGGCAGAATCGCTGTGTGATACAACATCGGACATGTCAACAGTGACGCCATCGTCATAATCGCCTATTTTTTTGAACATATAATCTGTGAGGTTGGTTGCAAGAACAAACTTGGAATTATCCATAATACTTGATGCTAGAGAAAAGATCGTGAACAGAACAAATGCAAATCCTGCCGCTTTAAAATACAGTAGATATGGGTTAAATTTATCGTCGGGATAACATTCCTGGATTATAGATGATAATGAACGTCTGTACTTCGATTTGGTGAGGTAATTCCTGGATAAACTATTGTTTGAGCTTGAATAACATAGTTTCATCATATCCTTGGTAAAGAAATTCAACTTATATGGACCTGAAGGAGGTGTGATATACTCAAAGGCATTTTGTGTCTTCTTGTCTTTAAAAATGTCTGACAAATAACAGTTGAAATGAACAGATTTGTTATCAATCTCGTATACGGGAATTCTGGGGAACTTAACCAAGTCTGAAGCTCTGACACATTTATCCAGCAAGGTTAGTGATGAAGAAACTATAACCGCAAGATCGTCCCTAACTAGTAGACCATTCTTAGCATTGAACAGGTTGAAGAATACAGTTCTTGATACGTAGGGATCTAACCCATGAAACTGTGAATCCAGACACATTAGGAATGAACACTGGTTTCTATTGTAATCCTTGTTCACTTTACTGAATATGAGGTAGGCATAGATAGCGCGAGCCATTTCCATTCTAACTCTCTGACCACAACTGAGTGAGTGAGCATTATCTGATACAACTCTCAAGTCACCTTTCTCCCATGATAATATATCAGTTTCAAGTTCAAGTGCTTTGATAACTGATTCATAAATGTCCTCATCAAATCTATGGCCGAATGTTATGTTTGATCTAATAGTTCCTTCTTTGAGCCAAATTCCTTCAGATGCGTAAAATATTGGCATTGATGTGTGTAGAGGAACTACTGCCATTGAACCTCCAACCAAAGTCATCTCACCAAGAGCTGACTTTATTAAGTTAGATTTTCCACAACCTTGTGTCCCTGTCATTATGACAATTTCGCCCCTCTTAAGTTGAAAGTTAACATTCTTCATCTGAACTTCATTGCTCTTACTGGCAAAATCCTTCTTACTGTGGACCCATGCAAATGAGGCATCCTTATATAACATTACAACATCCTTAGCAAGCTCATTGGTTACATCAGGTAGGTCAGATGACATCTGTGTTGATCCAGGAAATCGGTTGTCACTTACGTAAAAGTTAGGTGAACATTCGTTCagatattttttaactctGTTGTATGATATGTAAGCAGTTGCCAGTCTTCCAAGTGCATAAGGAAGCATGAACATTGAGTTGATAATCCTGAAAAATACGTAAAATGATGATAAGAATCCTCCAACCTCAACGTCCTTAATAACCTCCGCGTCTCTAACtgattttacaaaataattCATCAAGACAAAGAATGTCACATTGTTGCAAATAACAAACAACGACTTATTGATCAGCGTCAAGAAGAACCTAACCAAAATCAACAATAACTCAGAATTCCTAGTCTCAGTAATGATGTTGATAGCAATGTCATCGTAGAGTAATTTGTTGATGAGAGGTAACTCGGATATAATTTCAACACATTCTCCTATCCTATAATCCTTTACAAGGCAAACAAAGTGGAGTAAATAAGTGTTTATGATTTCAACAACGACCATTAAAAAGCAGAAGACAACGCCAAGCACGTATAGGACCCACAAGTTAATCTTAATCTCCATGGAAATCAACACAACACCATAGATAAAGTTTGACAAAAAGTTGACAATTGGTACTGCGGATTCCAAAAACATTGAAACGTAAAAGCAGTCATTATATTCAAACGTAAATATGATAGGAGTAATTTCTTTGTTCTGAAAACGCCTGGCGGGACAATATAATGGGTTTCTGGAACATTCTGAATCAGGAGAACAGCTGTGTAAGACAGTGTTACAGACATTTAGCATATTAGACCCGTTTACGTTATTATTGAAGAAACGTCTGTGTGAAATGCCATTTTGGAATACGCATACAGAAACTGAATGTTCCCAGACAAGTCTTAATCGATTCAGATAAAAGGTGAAGTTCTCGATTAAAAGTCCATCAACAATCTGTAGGCCTATTATAGCAAATAGGAACAGAAATATTTTCAGAAGAGCAAACGACTTGGTGTTCAAATTTTCAAGTAAATGCTTGACCAGTAGTGCAATGCTCATACTAAGGACATTAGTAACTATAATACCTAGGAGACCAAATGTTGTTCTCTTCCAAAACGTTAGGAATAGGGCTCTTAATAGAACAGATCTGGTAGGCTTGACAGTTGGATGTCCATATTGTCTTGTTTCATATGACTCTAATTTAAGTATACCATCACTAACATTCTTTGAGAAAATCGGGTACCAATATAGGATTTGATCGTCAACGGGCAAGGGGTGTAGTTTGTATGGTTCTACATATTGTTTAGAAA
Coding sequences within:
- the abcC6 gene encoding ABC transporter family protein, coding for MGKTRDISELFNEKFQDAVEKPGSEHHYWESKSYSKSYFKNKSRFLKFRYYDSVTVLKFLFFHWVGKWAFLLSKQYVEPYKLHPLPVDDQILYWYPIFSKNVSDGILKLESYETRQYGHPTVKPTRSVLLRALFLTFWKRTTFGLLGIIVTNVLSMSIALLVKHLLENLNTKSFALLKIFLFLFAIIGLQIVDGLLIENFTFYLNRLRLVWEHSVSVCVFQNGISHRRFFNNNVNGSNMLNVCNTVLHSCSPDSECSRNPLYCPARRFQNKEITPIIFTFEYNDCFYVSMFLESAVPIVNFLSNFIYGVVLISMEIKINLWVLYVLGVVFCFLMVVVEIINTYLLHFVCLVKDYRIGECVEIISELPLINKLLYDDIAINIITETRNSELLLILVRFFLTLINKSLFVICNNVTFFVLMNYFVKSVRDAEVIKDVEVGGFLSSFYVFFRIINSMFMLPYALGRLATAYISYNRVKKYLNECSPNFYVSDNRFPGSTQMSSDLPDVTNELAKDVVMLYKDASFAWVHSKKDFASKSNEVQMKNVNFQLKRGEIVIMTGTQGCGKSNLIKSALGEMTLVGGSMAVVPLHTSMPIFYASEGIWLKEGTIRSNITFGHRFDEDIYESVIKALELETDILSWEKGDLRVVSDNAHSLSCGQRVRMEMARAIYAYLIFSKVNKDYNRNQCSFLMCLDSQFHGLDPYVSRTVFFNLFNAKNGLLVRDDLAVIVSSSLTLLDKCVRASDLVKFPRIPVYEIDNKSVHFNCYLSDIFKDKKTQNAFEYITPPSGPYKLNFFTKDMMKLCYSSSNNSLSRNYLTKSKYRRSLSSIIQECYPDDKFNPYLLYFKAAGFAFVLFTIFSLASSIMDNSKFVLATNLTDYMFKKIGDYDDGVTVDMSDVVSHSDSALNVMLIIVSVIMGCSLISILFFTVSTLMASKRIHEYCLTSVFKNSSSVIKIKKQINQIITYFSSDMLFIDQYIGDMIFTTFLAFIQTAISIGTLFYTIPLSVPFIAVSLVIAFEFVVLKIVKSFKTIQLGSLETMSHVNKTCEDAILGAAIHRSFKKEWELVNDLIERTDYKMRCWFLATSLGSWTSVLFNWLFSLTTALFLTGLIIFDKFTDFKMNVGYFGLGLSLGSSVIKSFNNCSFCFARLQVFICSLRRFQCFIPPGTKCVFDKFRNVHEEDLVISSSKPEDQVNTANLLRRRAIEFKDTNPNFLKRMAYKPKFNFMYVSKYLPSEHTGLVLKDLCVYTNSLMNKEGLILNNINATPGKSDIIGIIGRTGAGKTTLLSVLENNVRNRTGQVLLDGRDLQEIPKSVVRHIVGVLPQLPFVFKGWTVRRFLDPRRLFTDEKINEALENCGLLDFVNSLPGGRRLDTVIVPKPLNMAKNFFEQSPKESFNKGKEPYPEERAMTMDDLRSAGTMLSVSQLRTLWFAKLVLCRHQYRMLIIDEPPSDNISEDELEAQDMGVPIYELLDKYFKHCTCFVTAHFSKVLKSCTSVWVMHQGRLIRTCSVSDVSKNDSISNIIEEMVTKYSN